The genome window ATCTTAATTTTGACAAGAGAAGATGAAAAATGGAATTTGGTCAACGGATCAAAGAGATTAGACTTAAGAAAAAGTTCACGTTAGAGGAACTGGCTAAGCGAACGAACGTGAGTGCTAGTTTTCTTTCACAGATTGAAAGGGGGATAGTCTATCCTTCAGTAGAGAGCCTCAAGAGAATTGCTACGGCTTTGCATGTGAAGTTGGACTATTTTTTCAAAGAAGAAAGAGTCCCTCGTAAAACTATTGTAAAGAGAGACAAAAGAGAAAGATTTTTTTTAAAAGATTCTAATGCATTTGTAGAGATACTAACTTCCAGTGGAATTGAAGTTTTAATGGAGCCATTAGTCTTTACATTACAGCCAAAAGGTCATACCGGAAAGCAGTTGAGTATGCATGAAGGGGAGGAGTTTGGTTTAGTTCTTGAAGGAAAGATTAAAGTGCAAATTGGAAAGGAATTTTACACATTAGAACAAGGCGATAGTATCTCCTTTGACTCTATGCTTCCCCATAAGTTCAGGAATATTGGTAATGGTAAAGCAAAAGTTCTCTGGGTAGTTTTCTCTCCCCGAAGAATTATGTAATTTATCTCTAACGGGATAAATTTCTAATTTCAGGAGGCACACGGGATGAACGGTGAAGATAAGACAAAAGAGCAACTCATCGAAGAATTAGGGAAAATGCGTCAGCAGCTTACTGAACTGGAAGCATTAAGAGCCGAGTGCAAGAAGACGGAGGAGGAGTTGCGGGAGGCACGGGGCTACTTAGAGAATCTGATCAACTATGCGAACGTTCCTATCATCGTATGGGACAAGGAGTTCAGGATTACCCGGTTCAACCATGCCTTCGAGTACCTTACGGGTTATACAGCTAACGAGGTCACTGGCCAAGAACTGCGCATGCTCTTCCCTGAAGCAAGCCGAGACGAATCACTAAGCAAGATCGAACGCACATTGAGTGGTGAATACTGGAAATCGGTGGAAATTCCAATTCTTTGCAAAGACGGAAATATCAAGTTGGCACTCTGGAACTCGGCAAACATCTATGCTAGAGACGGCACGACCCTTTTAGCCACTATAGCCCAGGGTATGGACATCAGCGAGCGCAAGCAGATGGAAAGTGATCTGGGGAAGCGCACGCACGATCTTGGCGAGCGGGTCAAGGAACTGAATTGTCTCTTTGACATTTCTCAGCTCGTGGAGAAGGCGGGCATTTCGTTAGGGGAGATATTTCAAGGGACAATTGGTCTCATTACCCCCGCCTGGCAGTATCCAGAAATCACTTGCGCACGAATTATCCTGGAGGGTCAAGAGTTTAGAACGGAAAACTTTAGAGAAACCATCTGGAAGCAAGCCAGTGACATCATTGTCCACGGCAAGCCGATTGGCAGTATAGAAGTCTGTCTCTTGGAAGAAAAGCCAGAAAGCGACGAGGGACCTTTCCTAAAAGAAGAGAGAAGCTTGCTCAAAGCTATTTCCGGGCGATTGGGAAGGATTATCGAGCACAAGCGGGGAGAGGAGACACTGAAGGAGTATCAAAAGGCCGTGGAGAGTTCGCAGGAGATGATTGCTGTACTGGATCGCCAATACGTCTATTGCCTCACCAATGAGGCTTTTATGAGATATCGCGGCTTGAATCAGGATCAGGTCGTTGGTCACACTGTGGTAGAATTGGTGGGCGAGGACGTTTTCGAAACGAAAGTCAAGCCAAGCTTCGACCGCTGCTTGGGAGGCGAGAACGTGCGCTTCGAGATGGTATATGAGGATCCGCAGGCAGGTAACCGTGACCTGCAGGTGTCCTATTACCCTCTCAGGGACGATGAGGAAAAGGTCACGGGAGTGGTTGCTATTCTCAGGGACATTACTCTGGAGAAAAAAATCGAACGGAAGCGTGAGTGCCTCATTAATTTGTTTCAATTGCTCAACAAGGCAGTCTCTCTCAAGGAGACGATGCAGGGAGCTATCCATTTCCTCAAGAGCTGTTCGGGTTGTGGTAGTATTGGCATCCGCCTGCGCGAAGGGGACGATTTTCCCTACTTCCAGACAGAGGGCTTTCCTGAGGAGTTCGTGAGAATGGAGAGCAACCTTTGCACCCGTGACGGCGATGGTCAAATCGTGCGCGACGACACAGGCAACCCTGTTTTGGAGGGTATATGTGGAAGCGTCATCTCAGGCCACCTCGACCCTGCTAAGCCCTTCTTTACTGAAAACGGCAGCTTCTGGACGAATAGCATTAGTAAACTCCAGACCTCGACTGCAGAGGCCGACCGCGAGGGGTGGATGCGGAATAAGTGCAATGTTAAGGGTTACGAATCTGTGGCTTTTGTTCCATTGAGAACCGAAATAGATACATTCGGTTTGCTCCAGCTGAACTATAGGCGTAAAGGGCAGTTCGTACCGTTTGATATTACTTTCCTGGAAATGGTGGGGAAATACCTGGGATTCTGGCTGGCACGCAAGGGAGCAGAAAACGCTTTACAGGAGAGTGAGAAACGCTACCGTTTACTTGCCGAGAATGTGCAGGATATTATCTGGACCACAGATATGAACTTTAAGTTCACTTATATTAGCCCCTCTGTGAGGAGTGTACGAGGATATAGTGTTGAGGAAGCGATGGCCCAGACACTGGAAGAGAGATTGACTCCTGCCTCCCTTGGGGTTACTAGGAAGGCTCTTGCAGAAGAACTGGCTATAGAAGAAATGGAACAGAAAGACCTGTTCAGGTCACGGACGCTACAACTGGAGTTAATCCGCAAGGACGGCTCCACTATATGGACAGAGAGCACAATGTCTTTTCTGCGCGACCAGGATGGCCGGGCTGTAGGGATACTGGGAGTTACCCGCGACATCAGCGAGTGCAAGAAGATGGAACAAGAGATTCTAAAATTCAGCAAACTCGAATCAGTAGGTATTCTTGCCGGCGGCATTGTCCATGATTTTAACAATTTTTTAATGGCGATTTTGGGCAATATTTCTGTGGCAAAGATGTATACAGAACCAGGAGATAAAATTGGCGAAAGATTGACAGAGGCGGAAAAAGCGTGCCTGCGGGCAAGGGATTTGACCAAGCAATTGCTCATCTTTTCCCTGGGCGGAGAGCCAATTAAGAAGATACTCTCTATTGCGGAAGTAATAAAAGATTCAGCCCTGTTTGCCTTGAGAGGTTCCAATGTCCGTTGTGAGTTTTCCATACCAGCCGATCTCTGGCCGGTTGAGGTTGATGAGGGGCAGATAAGTCAGGTTATCAACAATTTGATTATCAATGCCGACCAGGCTATGCCGGAAGGGGGAATAATTGAAGTGTGTGCGGAAAATATTACTATAGACGCGAATTATGGTTTTCCCGTGAAGGAGGGAGAATATATAAAGATATCCATCAAAGACCAGGGAGTTGGTATACCTGAAGAATACCTCACTAAGATATTTGACCCCTATTTCACAACCAAACAGAAAGGAAGCGGTCTTGGACTTGCCACCACCTATTCCATAATTAAAAATCACCAGGGATACATTACCTTAGAATCCAAAACAAGAGAAGGAACAACCTTCTATGTCTATCTTCCTGCTCTCCCCAAGGAATTCCTAACAAAAAAGGAGGAAGAAGAAAAAATCTTTGCCGGCAATGGCAAGATTCTGGTAGTAGATGACGAGAAGATGGTCAGAGATGTTACCGGCAATATGCTCAATCTTATCGGATATGAGTCAGAGTCCGCCGGAGACGGTGTGGAAGCCGTTGAGGTGTACAAAAAAGCCAGAGAGTCCCAGCAGTCTTTTGATGCAATTATTTTGGATTTAACCATTCCCGGTACCATGGGAGGAGCGGAAACCATCAAGAAACTAATTGAGATAGACCCTGAGGTTAAAGCAATTGTATCCAGCGGTTATTCCAATGACCCGGTAATGGCCAACTTCAGGGAATATGGGTTTAGTGGTTTTCTTGTTAAGCCATATAAAGTTGAAGAACTGAACGAAATATTGCAAAGAATAATAACAGACAAGAATGAATGACCCGCTTGTATAACGCCAGGAACTCCCTCTTATTTTTGGTAGTCGCAAATTCTGGACTCCCCCGATGAAATCGGGGGGCTCCAGGGTTTTTGGAGTAGCGAAACTTGTTTCGCGATAATGACGCAGAGCAAGCTCTGCTACTCCTAAACGCTCCGATAAATCGGAGCTACTCCTAACATTATGAAAAAAATAGACGTGCTTTTACTCAATTTCGGTATAGAAAATACCATACAACCATGGGTTGATAGAGACATACTTTATGCTATTCATAAAGGAGAAAAGATTGAGGAAGTAGAACAAGTTTATAAAAATCGTAAATTTGACCTGATTTTCCTTAAAATATCAGAGGGCGTAACTGAAGGTTTTCGTGTATTGAATTACTTTAAAGATATTTCTCCGTATTCTAAAATAATAGTAGTTTCAGAAAAACCAAATTTTCGGGATGCATTCCAGTATTCAAAATATGGGGCTGATGATTTCCGGGCGATGTTTAGAAATTCCCTTGAATTTATAAGTTTTATAAGGTGTTCCGGTCAACAAGCTATTATAGATAATATAAAAGTTAAATTTACAAATGTATTTCGAAAGGATGCTTTATTATCGTTACTTATGGCGATAACCGAAACAGCTTTAGCATGTCTGGTGAAGACAAAAGGTCAACATGAAACTATGGACCATATGGAAGGAGTTTCACAATATGTTCGTTTAATTTGTGAAAAATTAGGGAAGAAGAAAGATTATGGTGAAATTTTTAACCAAAAATATATTGAGTATATGTATCTTGGAAGTAAGCTACACGATATTGGCAAGATAAATATACCCGAAAGGATAACTATGAAACCATACTCTCTTACAAAAAAAGAATTCGAAATATTAAAAACTCATACTCATTATGGATATGAAATGTTATCCGCAATTGAGCAAGGTGTGGAGCATGATTTGCACGAATTTTTTAAGATAACAAGAGAAATAGCGCTTTATCACCATGAAAATTACGACGGAACCGGCTATCCATATGGCTTAAAAGGTAAAGATATTCCTTTTTCTGCAAGAATTTGTGCCTTAGCAGATGCATATGATGCTCTTACGTCGTATAGGCGTTATAGAGGGGCGTTTTCTCATAAAAAGATATGCGATATTATATTACATAAACAAAATCATAAATACGACCCGGATATTCTGAAGATATTCAGACAATATAATAAGGAATTTAAAGAAATATCCTCTGTTTTTAGAAAAAATGCAGAAACATATTCTCATAAAAGAATAAGGATACAATGTGCCTGGTGCAAGTCACTATTTATTTTTGACAAATGGTTGCCTTACAACGAAATCCTTTATGGTTCTCATGTTATGTGTCCAAAATGTCATAAGAAACTTCAGAAAAAAATCAGTAATGTAAGTTACTGAATCAGGAATTTTCTATGGCTGAGAGGAAAAATATTCTAATAATTGGTGGTGAAGAATTTATAGGGAAAAATCTAAAAAAAGAATTGCTCCAAATGGGATACAATGTGGAGGAAGTTTTTGATGGAGATACTGGTCTGGAAGAGTTAGAAAATGGAAAGTTTCAAGTTGTCTTGTTAAGCTCGGAATTGCCGGACATAGAAGGAAACAGGGTTTTGAAAAGTATCAAGGAGACGCATCCCCTTAGCGAGGTTATTGTGCTTGGCGAACATAGCACGATGCGCTCAGCTTTTGATTCGATGCGTTTAGGCGCTTACGATTATCTGAGCAGACCTTTCGATTTAAATCAAGTAATCTCCACTATTGAACGAGCCATTGAGCATTGTAAGAGGCACAAGAGTAGGCGCGACGGAAATGGGAAATTGTCACGCCGCAGTCTCCCTTCTAACATGGTGGGAGAGAGTTCGGCAATGAAGTCGATTTTGGATTTGGTCCAGAAAGTAGCTCCCACTGATTCTGCTGTCCTTGTTCAAGGAGAAACAGGCACCGGTAAGGGATTAATAGCTAATGCCATCTATAAGAATAGTTCGCGTTGGGATGAATCCTTCATTGTAATCAATTGTAGTGCTATCCCTGATACTCTTTTGGAAAGTGAGCTTTTTGGATATGAAAAGGGTGCTTTCACTGACGCTACTCGTCTGAAACGCGGTCTTTTAGAGACAGCTAATGGCGGGACTCTATTTTTGGACGAAGTCAGTGAAATAAGCCCAAGTTTACAATCTAAATTATTGCGAGTGGTGGAGACCGGAGACTTTCGCCGTTTAGGGAGTAACCAGGAAATCCAGATTGACTTAAGAATCATTTGTGCTACTAACAGGGATTTATATAAAGAGGTTGCTTCTCGTCGGTTTAGGGAAGACCTTTATTATCGTTTAAGTGTAGTGACTATAAATGTTCCGCCTTTGAGAGAAAGACCGGATGATATACCTTTATTAGTTAATTTCTTTTTAGATAATTTAAAAGTTTCCGGTAAAGGGAAAAAAACAATTTCTCCAGAAGCACTGGAAATGTTGAAGGAATATGATTGGCCGGGAAATATTCGCGAACTACGCAATGTGATTGAAAGGGTAATAATTCTAACCGAACGAAATAGTATTGAAGTTGCAGATTTACCGCCTATCATTCAGAAACATAAGACTGTAAAACAATTATTTTTAATGCCTCCTGAGGAGAGATATCTTACCCTTGAGGAACTGGAAAAGATGTATATAGAAAAGGTATTAGAACATTGCCGTGGACATCGCAGTCAAACAGCAGAGATTTTAGGTGTCACTCGCCATACCTTATATAATAAGCTCAAACATTTTGGAATTGATGAGAAAAAAATTGCCTCTTTTAAATCCTTCCGAAAAAAATAACCCTCCTAATTTGGTAAATAATTCAACATTTTGCCAAATCATTGCACAACTTATCAATATTTATTGTCGGTAAACTCACCTTTTCTTGAATCATTTATGTAAAAAGATTACTCATTTTAATTAGTATCCCAGATATACAATTATTGAGCCAGTTAAACTCAGTTTATGCCCTGGTTTCATCCATTTTATCGTCAAGAATCTGATATCCATAAGACAGCCGGTTCTTATTGATAAATTTTTATGGCAGGAAAGTTGCTTCCTGACCGAGTAGAGACAACTCTAAATTGAAAAGGAGAAAAGATGAGTAAAAAATTATTAAAGAAAGTGCAGGTAGTTTCCGGAAAGACAGCAGGGATAATAGCCAGAGAAACGTTAGCAGTGGCTAAGAGAGCTGGCACTATGCCCGGTCTCATCAAGATGAAAACAGTTGAAGCAATTCAAGTGAGCGGAAAGACATTAAGAATTAAAAGGTTAAAAAGTGATCTTAAGAAATGGGAAAAGAAAAGATGGGCTACCTTCACTAAAATGGGTGAGATGATATTTAAATTAGCAGGAAAGAAGGCAAAAAACATCTGGCAGAGAAAGGAGATCAAAGGCTTCGTTCGTGAATTGAAAAAATGTGAAGCTGAGATAGGATGGATAAAAACCCAGATTACTGAGATTAAAAAAAGTAGCGAAGAACAGATTAATTATCACCAGGCCATTCTTAATTTAAGTTCAAAAGAAAAAGACGTTCGTCTGGGAGCAGTGAAATCTTTAGGCCAGTTAAGTGACAAAGATGTTATTACCATTTTAACTAAGAAACTGAAAGATCCTGATTTGGAGGTTCGTCAGGAAACTATACGGGTGCTGCACAAAATAATTGACCAGGAATATCCACAATAAAACCAGTGGGCCGGGATCCTGTTAAGGAAAGGTTAAAAAAACTGGATAGAGTGAAAATAGCTATTCCATCAGATGACGACAAAAGCATTTCCCCCCATTTTGGGAGATGTTGCTGTTTTATCATTTATGAAGTTGAAGGCAATAAAGTTAATAGCAGAACAGTCAGAGAGAATCTCTGTTGCCCACACCGAGCCAATATCTGTCCCAAAACGGTATCGGTTCAAACAAGGGAATTTGTAGAAAGAATACGGAATGAAGCGGTTTCAGAGATTCGTGATTGTCAGATCCTAATCGGAAGATATATGAACCAAAGTGCAATTGATAATCTCAACAGTCACAATATTAGAGTTATCCTGGTTGATGAGAAAGATGCCGATGTTGCAATAGAGAAATATTTACTGGGGATATTGGTAAAAGTTCAAAATCAACAATTTTGTATGTGTTGTCAAGCTAACTGTCTAAAAATATAAAACCAGGAGTAAGGGATGGCTAATCATCCATATCGAGGTCTGGCAGTTGTCCTTTCTTTTCTCTTACCCGGGCTGGGACAGATTTATAATCAAGAGTTTGGTAAAGGAACAAGATTTATTATCGCCTATATCATTTCCTGGGCATTGTCTTTTATTGTTATTGGTTGGTTCTTTTTAGTTATTGTCTGGATTTGGTCAATGGTCGATGCTTATCAATCTACCGGGAGAGTAACTCCCCCTCCTTGCCGTGCCCCCCGGGGGTAGCGGAGCAAAACCGGGGGACGGCGAGGCACTCTATGAACACTTTGCAGTTTCGCATCTATTTATCCTCGCTCTGATTTGCCATATCTCCATGCTGAAGGATGAGGTCGTTAGAAATGGAATTTCTAATGAAGTAAAGGAAAAAGAGAATGCGTTCGATAGCTTTAATCAATCAAAAAGGTGGTGTGGGTAAAACAACCACGGTAGCGAATCTGGGAGCTTGTCTGGCTCAGTTGGGAAAGAAAGTGTTGGTAGTAGATTTAGACCCACAGGCTAATTTAACTATCCATTTTGGAATCAAAAGTAACGAGTTAGAATGTTCGATTTATGACCTTCTATTGTGGAAGACTAAGGCAGAGGAAGTGATTATTCCCACTGGAGTTGAGGGTTTAAATATCATTCCTGCTAATATCGACCTTTCCAGGGCAGAAATTGAACTGGTGAATATGCCCAGCCGGGAGACAATACTCAAAGACCGACTTTTCTTGACATTTAAAAAATACGACTATTCTTTGATTGATTGTGCTCCCTCTTTAGGGTTGCTCACCCTGAATGCGTTAACCTCTGTGCGAGAGATATTTATTCCCATCCAGACTCAATTTTTTGCCTTGCAAGGAATAAATAGACTTTTGGAGACAATTGAAATCGTAAGGAAAAAAGTTAATCCTCTGCTTAAAGTAACCGGGGTTATCCCCGTAATGTACGATGTGCGCACAAATCTAAGTCAGGAAGTTTTGAACAGAATAAAGGGATATTTTAAAAAGGAAGTATTTAAAACTATTATTCGAGAAAATGTTCGCATAGCCGAGAGTCCCAGTTTTGGGTTGCCCATTACTTTATACAGTGCGGGTTCTTATGGTGCAGAGGACTATATGAAATTGGCAAAGGAGGTAGTTTCTCGTGAGTAAAAGCAAAAGCAAAAGCAAAAGCAAAAGGAAAAGGAAAGCATTGGGTGAGGAGCTATTAGGTAAAAGAGGAATACGTGAGAATCGGCATTTAACGAGTAAAAGAAGAGTCTCTGGAGAAGACCCTTATGCCTGGATTGAAGGAAAAGAGGGAAAGAAGAGAATGAAGAAAAAACCCGGGCGACCCAAAAAAGCTAAACCAAGCAAACAACGACGACCTTCCAGATTGAAGGCTAAAAGAATAGCGAAAAAGTCCAAACTACCAGCAAAAATTTGGAACAGGCTGAAAAGAGTTGAAAAGGGAGCGGTACTCCTGCCCAAGGAAATAATGACTGTTGCCAAGGCTACGGGAAAGGTCACCAGTAAAATAACTGCCGACTTCTCTAAGACAATTGCTTCCGGGGTAGTAGCCGGGCCGAAAGAAGCTAAAAAAATTATTCGGCGTGTGCAGGTGAAAATTAAAGCTGGTCACCTGAAAAGCAGGATGGAGAAACTTTTCGGTATTCTCGGCGAGAAATGTTACCGATTGGCGGACAAAAAGAGGGCTATCGTAAAAGAAAAAAGGGTACAGAACCTAATTAAACAGATAAAAAATTGTCAAAAAGAGCTACAAAAGATAGAGAAAGGAATTTAGTTTAGATTTTCGTTCCTTAGATAGTTGGGCTTCACACTAAAAAAAATCTAATAGGAGGTCTGAGGTGGTAAAAAAGAAAGTTACTAATGGGAAAAAGTTGTGGGAAACAAACTTAGAAGAAAAGAAAACGGGTATTGATTTGAGACGTCCCGTTAAGACAGCTGCTTTTACGATTACCGGTGCAGGAACTGGAGTTCTGGGCGCGATTGCCGGGGTAACTTTAGCTGGCATATTTGAAATTGCTCTGCCAGTAGGACTCTGTCTTTGGGCAGGGGGTATTACCTGTGGCGCTATTGGGATGGCGTTAGGCGTGGGCAAAAAAAAGAAATCCAGGTGAACATATGAAAGAATCGATTTTGGTAGTCGCAAACTTTAGTTTGCGTTTATATGCGCCGGCTAAAGCCGTCGGCTACCATTTTTCAGCAATATCTACAATCAGATATTTGTGGGAAATTTTTAATAAACATTGAGATTCGAATATGATCATAAAATTAAGATTATTTCTAAAGTTCCTTATTCTCTACTGGGAAAAATTACTCGATATTATAGAGAAATTTCTTAGCCTTGACCCGAAACAGGTGAGTAAGGTATATGCGGAAGTTGGTAGAGAATGCGTGGATAGAGGTTGGGAAAAGGATGCAATTGATTTGTACCAGAAGGTCATTTTACTCAGTCCACGCGATAAAGATGCATATTTTCAATTAGGCAGAATCTATACGAGAATAAAAAGCTGGGAGGAAGCTATGAGGTTCTACCATAGAAGTATTGAGTTAGGACTACGAAATCATGAGGTTTATTATCGTATAGGTTTAGCCCACGACTATTTTAATCAAACAGAGGAAGCTTTAAAGTGTTATAAAAAAGCAATAAAACTGGATTCACATCACGACGAGTATTATTTCCGACTGGGCTTACTTTATGATAGTAAAAAAATGCACGACAAGGCAATTCTCTCTTATAACAGAGCAATTTCTCTTAATCCTCAAGAGCCCAAATATTATTATAGTTTAGGGTTAGCTTATGACAGCAAAAATATGCACAACAAGGCGGTAGATTTTTTACGAAAAGCGATGGAGTTGCAGGAAAAAGAATCACCGGTAATAGATAAAGAGTAAAAGACGATGTAACAATCTAGCAATAGGAGGAGGGACGAAGATGTTAGCAAAAATCGAAATCTTATTACAGATGCTGGGACTGGCATTTAAGAGATTCCTTGAAGGGATTGAGCAGCTTTTCCAACCAAGATCTTTAGATCAGGCAACAATTTATAGCAAAGTGGGAGAGAAATATGCTGATAAAGGCCAAATGGACCAGGCAATAGTCTCTTTGAAAACAGCAATAGAGCTTAATCCATCCGGTGGAGGGGCCTATTACAAACTTGGTCTGGCCTACGGCGAAAAAGGATTATGGGATGAGGCGATTACCTGTTATAAGAGGATATTAAAACTTGAGCCTAATGGTATCCAATCTACGGCTTTTGATAAAGCAGAAATCTATACCCGTCTCGGTTTAGCCTATAATAAGAAAAATATGATTGACAAAGCAATAAGTTCATACAGAAAGTCGTTGAAAATTTTTCCCGACCAACCTGAAACGTACTATCGATTAGGATTACTTTACGACAGGAAAAAAATGCACGAGCAATCTATTAAAACTTATGAGAGAGCAATTGAACTCAATCCACGGACAGCAAAATACTATTACAGTTTAGGATTAGCCTACGATGGTAAAGGTGAACATAACAAGGCAATTGATGCCTTCCGCCAGGCGATGGAAGCCGAAGAAACTGATTAATAGACTAAAAGAACTCTTTCAAAGATTGCCGTTTAAATTACTGGAAAAATGAGTCTTATAAGAGCAGTAATCAGAAGAACATATCTGGACAAATTATATCCAATACACGCATTATCAAAACGACAGTTAAATGGAATTAAGAAGTTAACGGGAAGTGTAAAAGGATATCTTGGTAAGCATCAAATCTTAGCGTGGTTATTGAGAACGCTGTTAACGGTAGCAATTGCTGTCGTTATCTGGGCACTTATTCATTGGTACAACGATTATGCCCGAATAGGGACTCGCGCGGAAGCATATTTTGCTCAAGTAGGGGTGGAAATGAAAAGACGCACTAATTTAATTCCTAACCTGGTGGTAGCGGCAAGAAAATATGCTTTTCACGAAGAAGAGATATTTAAGCATGTGTCTGATGCGCGAGAAATGTTCGTCCGGGCGAAAAATGTTAAACAGAGAATGGAAGCTGCGGAAAAACTTGATGCTGCGTTATCAAAGCTATTGGCTCTTGTTGAGCGGTATCCGGACTTAAAAGCTACCGAGTCTATACAAGATTTAATTAAAGAACTGTCCAATACAGAAAATCGTATTGCCGAACAGAAGGCAAAATATAACGAGGTGGCGAGAACATATAATCAACTTCTAAGTACATTCCCCACAAATATTCTGGGTAGAATTTATGGATTTGGTCAACGGAAACCATACATTGGTGCTGAAAGTGACTTATTGAAAGCACCGGAAGTGGATTTTGAATGGAAGGAGGATTCTACAGATGAATAAAATTATTACTGGCTTAGTTGTCCTTGCTATTGGTCTATGGGCGATAGTTTCCTGGTGGTGGTTCATCTGGGATATTATCAGAGGAGTGATAGCAGTTCTTTTTGTTCTTGCTGGGTTGACTTTGATTGGTTTAGGACTGAAGAATACTGGTAAAAAACCTGCGGGAACAAAATAGAGTATATCCGGTATTCTATATCAAGCTTCTCGGAGTTCAGCGATATGAGAACAAAGAATAAAACAATGGATTCTAATAATGCTTGTGCCAAAGAAAAACTAAAACCGTGGTTAGTAGGTTTAGTAGTTCTAATTGTCATTGTGATAGGTTGGATAGTGTTAGGTAAAGGATGGAAAAGCAGGGAACCTGTCTGGGAAGACAGGATGTTTTTGGGCAAGACAAATCTTCCTGCTGGAATCAAGTCAGGGAATAAACCTAATCAGGCCACT of bacterium contains these proteins:
- a CDS encoding cupin domain-containing protein, which translates into the protein MEFGQRIKEIRLKKKFTLEELAKRTNVSASFLSQIERGIVYPSVESLKRIATALHVKLDYFFKEERVPRKTIVKRDKRERFFLKDSNAFVEILTSSGIEVLMEPLVFTLQPKGHTGKQLSMHEGEEFGLVLEGKIKVQIGKEFYTLEQGDSISFDSMLPHKFRNIGNGKAKVLWVVFSPRRIM
- a CDS encoding PAS domain S-box protein — translated: MNGEDKTKEQLIEELGKMRQQLTELEALRAECKKTEEELREARGYLENLINYANVPIIVWDKEFRITRFNHAFEYLTGYTANEVTGQELRMLFPEASRDESLSKIERTLSGEYWKSVEIPILCKDGNIKLALWNSANIYARDGTTLLATIAQGMDISERKQMESDLGKRTHDLGERVKELNCLFDISQLVEKAGISLGEIFQGTIGLITPAWQYPEITCARIILEGQEFRTENFRETIWKQASDIIVHGKPIGSIEVCLLEEKPESDEGPFLKEERSLLKAISGRLGRIIEHKRGEETLKEYQKAVESSQEMIAVLDRQYVYCLTNEAFMRYRGLNQDQVVGHTVVELVGEDVFETKVKPSFDRCLGGENVRFEMVYEDPQAGNRDLQVSYYPLRDDEEKVTGVVAILRDITLEKKIERKRECLINLFQLLNKAVSLKETMQGAIHFLKSCSGCGSIGIRLREGDDFPYFQTEGFPEEFVRMESNLCTRDGDGQIVRDDTGNPVLEGICGSVISGHLDPAKPFFTENGSFWTNSISKLQTSTAEADREGWMRNKCNVKGYESVAFVPLRTEIDTFGLLQLNYRRKGQFVPFDITFLEMVGKYLGFWLARKGAENALQESEKRYRLLAENVQDIIWTTDMNFKFTYISPSVRSVRGYSVEEAMAQTLEERLTPASLGVTRKALAEELAIEEMEQKDLFRSRTLQLELIRKDGSTIWTESTMSFLRDQDGRAVGILGVTRDISECKKMEQEILKFSKLESVGILAGGIVHDFNNFLMAILGNISVAKMYTEPGDKIGERLTEAEKACLRARDLTKQLLIFSLGGEPIKKILSIAEVIKDSALFALRGSNVRCEFSIPADLWPVEVDEGQISQVINNLIINADQAMPEGGIIEVCAENITIDANYGFPVKEGEYIKISIKDQGVGIPEEYLTKIFDPYFTTKQKGSGLGLATTYSIIKNHQGYITLESKTREGTTFYVYLPALPKEFLTKKEEEEKIFAGNGKILVVDDEKMVRDVTGNMLNLIGYESESAGDGVEAVEVYKKARESQQSFDAIILDLTIPGTMGGAETIKKLIEIDPEVKAIVSSGYSNDPVMANFREYGFSGFLVKPYKVEELNEILQRIITDKNE
- a CDS encoding HD domain-containing phosphohydrolase, giving the protein MKKIDVLLLNFGIENTIQPWVDRDILYAIHKGEKIEEVEQVYKNRKFDLIFLKISEGVTEGFRVLNYFKDISPYSKIIVVSEKPNFRDAFQYSKYGADDFRAMFRNSLEFISFIRCSGQQAIIDNIKVKFTNVFRKDALLSLLMAITETALACLVKTKGQHETMDHMEGVSQYVRLICEKLGKKKDYGEIFNQKYIEYMYLGSKLHDIGKINIPERITMKPYSLTKKEFEILKTHTHYGYEMLSAIEQGVEHDLHEFFKITREIALYHHENYDGTGYPYGLKGKDIPFSARICALADAYDALTSYRRYRGAFSHKKICDIILHKQNHKYDPDILKIFRQYNKEFKEISSVFRKNAETYSHKRIRIQCAWCKSLFIFDKWLPYNEILYGSHVMCPKCHKKLQKKISNVSY
- a CDS encoding sigma-54 dependent transcriptional regulator, whose product is MAERKNILIIGGEEFIGKNLKKELLQMGYNVEEVFDGDTGLEELENGKFQVVLLSSELPDIEGNRVLKSIKETHPLSEVIVLGEHSTMRSAFDSMRLGAYDYLSRPFDLNQVISTIERAIEHCKRHKSRRDGNGKLSRRSLPSNMVGESSAMKSILDLVQKVAPTDSAVLVQGETGTGKGLIANAIYKNSSRWDESFIVINCSAIPDTLLESELFGYEKGAFTDATRLKRGLLETANGGTLFLDEVSEISPSLQSKLLRVVETGDFRRLGSNQEIQIDLRIICATNRDLYKEVASRRFREDLYYRLSVVTINVPPLRERPDDIPLLVNFFLDNLKVSGKGKKTISPEALEMLKEYDWPGNIRELRNVIERVIILTERNSIEVADLPPIIQKHKTVKQLFLMPPEERYLTLEELEKMYIEKVLEHCRGHRSQTAEILGVTRHTLYNKLKHFGIDEKKIASFKSFRKK
- a CDS encoding HEAT repeat domain-containing protein, translating into MSKKLLKKVQVVSGKTAGIIARETLAVAKRAGTMPGLIKMKTVEAIQVSGKTLRIKRLKSDLKKWEKKRWATFTKMGEMIFKLAGKKAKNIWQRKEIKGFVRELKKCEAEIGWIKTQITEIKKSSEEQINYHQAILNLSSKEKDVRLGAVKSLGQLSDKDVITILTKKLKDPDLEVRQETIRVLHKIIDQEYPQ
- a CDS encoding NifB/NifX family molybdenum-iron cluster-binding protein encodes the protein MGRDPVKERLKKLDRVKIAIPSDDDKSISPHFGRCCCFIIYEVEGNKVNSRTVRENLCCPHRANICPKTVSVQTREFVERIRNEAVSEIRDCQILIGRYMNQSAIDNLNSHNIRVILVDEKDADVAIEKYLLGILVKVQNQQFCMCCQANCLKI